The genomic interval GGGCACATAGAAATATTAGACACCTGTTGATTGGTACCTTGGCTCCCTCTTCTACGGTACTTAATACCATGGGGGTTTTATGGAGccagaaaaaaattgtaatggaAATCAGTCTCCCACTGCAAAATTATCCTAGACCCTGGCCAGGGCCTTTCACGAGGCTTTCCTGATGGGGTTGGGTGGGGAGTCTAGGGGAGTGGGATGAAGCTTTGCAGCAGCCATCCTGAACACCATCTCATTTGTTTCTAGCATGCTGTCATACTgaactctcctccttcctctatGCTCTTCCCCACCTCTGACTCCCAACTTTTGACTCTATACCCCCAACTTTAAGCCTACCTTTGGTTATATAGATTTGTTATTCAAATCAAGTGTTCTCATCAAATGGCCCTTATCTTTTCCCAGTGGACTTAGTTTACCTTTCAATCTGTGACTTTGTGTTGCTGCCTATGAAAGCCTGATAAGCCCACCTGAACCTTATAGGAGAGGAGATAGGCACACATTTGGAGGAATGAGATTAGCTAGTTTGTAATGTATATAGTTGCCAGGAAGACAAACATTTATAACAATAAGAGCAAACATTTATATACTGTTTACTATGGACCATAAATTTTcccaatttcatttcattttattaatttagtcCTCACGATACCTCTGCGAGGTAGattattattccaattttacTGATTAGGAAACCAAAACGCAAAGAAGTAAAGCAACTTTCCAAAAAATatacagctagtaaatggcagagccacaTGCATGCCAGGAAAGAGGAGTCTCCTCAGAAACCAACCCTAACAACACCCTGCTgttagacttccagcctccagacctgtgagaaaacaaatgtcCTCAATttgagccacccagtctgtggtatccTTTTATTATAGCCCTACCAGACTAATCTCCTTCAAATTTTTACTCAAAAACAACCCCTTTGGCCACCCTATGTACAGTTTTAACCACTGTATCCTTGTTCCTGGGTTTAGCATCATATGTCACATTATATTTTTGCAATCTGTTTATTGTCTGCCTCTTCCACTAGAACGTGAACTTCATAAGGGCAAGATTTGTGTCAGTTCACTAGTTCACTAGTGTTCACTAGTATATTCCCTGTGTATAATGAAGTGTCTGGCATAAATTAAGTGTTCAAATGAATGACAGGAGGAAAGAGagtccaggagctgactggctccATTCTCCTCATATCACCAAACTCCACAGGACAGaaaggaggcagggctgggacaaTAAATGAAACCTTGTCTGTATGTAGAATGGTTTCAGCATGATGACAAATACCAACTTCTACAAACAGAGGAGCTAGAGTCAGAAAAGCAAGCCAAAGAGACATCTAAAATTGCTAAAAACTGGCGCAAGGCGGAGGTACGCTGTTAGCCGGTCTCCGCGCGGGTCTGGGTCGCGGAACCCGGTGGCTGCTGTGCGGGCGTCATGTCAGACAACGAGGACAATTTTGATGGAGACGACTTTGATGACGTGGAGGAGGATGAAGGGCTCGATGACTTGGAGAATGCCGAGGAGGAGGGCCAGGAGAACGTTGAGATTCTCCCTTCTGGAGAGCGACCGCAGGCCAACCAGAAACGAATCACCACACCATATATGACCAAGTATGAGCGGGCCCGTGTGCTGGGCACCCGAGCCCTTCAGATTGCGATGTGCGCCCCTGTGATGGTGGAGCTGGAGGGGGAGACAGATCCCTTACTGATCGCCATGAAGGAGCTCAAGGCCCGGAAGATCCCCATCATCATTCGCCGCTACCTGCCAGACGGGAGCTACGAAGACTGGGGCGTCGACGAGCTCATCATCACCGACTGAGCCGGAGTCAA from Bos mutus isolate GX-2022 chromosome 8, NWIPB_WYAK_1.1, whole genome shotgun sequence carries:
- the LOC102287366 gene encoding DNA-directed RNA polymerases I, II, and III subunit RPABC2, translated to MSDNEDNFDGDDFDDVEEDEGLDDLENAEEEGQENVEILPSGERPQANQKRITTPYMTKYERARVLGTRALQIAMCAPVMVELEGETDPLLIAMKELKARKIPIIIRRYLPDGSYEDWGVDELIITD